One Citrobacter amalonaticus genomic window carries:
- the pcaH gene encoding protocatechuate 3,4-dioxygenase subunit beta, with the protein MREKMSSREVIHRDYNSHPPAFVPGYKTSVLRSPRNALISLQNSLSEITGPVFSDNDLGPLDNDLIMNYAKDGLPIGERIIVHGYVRDGFGRPLKNTLVEVWQANAGGRYRHKKDQYLAPIDPNFGGCGRVLTDENGYYFFRTIKPGPYPWRNQVSDWRPSHIHFSLSGEAFAQRLITQMYFEGDPLIKQCPIVKTINNDDAIRTLIAELDTHAAVPLDCLAWRFDLVLRGQRATLFENRTQGGA; encoded by the coding sequence ATGCGTGAAAAAATGTCCTCTCGCGAGGTGATCCATCGCGACTATAACAGCCATCCGCCCGCCTTCGTCCCTGGCTATAAGACCAGCGTTCTGCGCTCGCCGCGCAACGCGCTGATCTCGTTGCAAAATTCATTGTCTGAAATCACCGGACCGGTATTCAGCGACAACGATCTTGGTCCGCTGGATAATGACCTGATTATGAATTACGCCAAAGACGGCCTGCCGATTGGCGAACGGATTATCGTCCACGGCTACGTGCGCGACGGTTTTGGCCGTCCGTTGAAAAATACGCTGGTCGAAGTCTGGCAGGCCAATGCCGGTGGTCGCTATCGTCATAAAAAAGACCAGTATCTCGCGCCGATCGATCCTAATTTTGGCGGCTGCGGACGGGTATTAACCGATGAAAACGGCTATTACTTTTTCCGTACCATCAAACCCGGCCCTTACCCGTGGCGCAATCAGGTCAGCGACTGGCGTCCGTCGCACATTCACTTTTCTCTCTCCGGCGAGGCCTTTGCCCAACGTTTAATTACGCAAATGTATTTTGAAGGCGATCCGCTGATCAAACAGTGTCCGATTGTGAAGACCATTAATAACGATGACGCAATCCGCACACTGATTGCCGAACTGGATACCCACGCCGCTGTACCGCTCGACTGCCTGGCCTGGCGCTTTGACCTTGTGCTCCGCGGACAGCGTGCCACCTTGTTTGAAAACCGCACTCAGGGAGGCGCATGA